In Canis lupus familiaris isolate Mischka breed German Shepherd chromosome 24, alternate assembly UU_Cfam_GSD_1.0, whole genome shotgun sequence, a single genomic region encodes these proteins:
- the DEFB118 gene encoding beta-defensin 118 precursor, whose protein sequence is MRLLFLTFAILVFLPQVIPAYGGKKCWHKSGYCRKTCKADEVIKTACQHYQVCCVPAQKFPITSPTHIYNFLFDITDTMVTSLTTPSFEISTMNKENEKFDSELET, encoded by the exons ATGAGACTCCTGTTCCTGACTTTTGCTATTCTTGTGTTCCTACCACAAGTGATCCCAG CCTATGGTGGAAAAAAATGCTGGCACAAATCTGGATACTGCAGGAAAACCTGCAAAGCTGACGAAGTGATAAAAACAGCATGTCAACATTATCAAGTCTGCTGTGTTCCAGCCCAGAAGTTTCCTATCACTTctcccacacacatatataattttctattcgATATTACTGATACAATGGTAACAAGTCTTACCACACCTAGTTTTGAAATAAGtaccatgaataaagaaaatgaaaagtttgaCTCAGAATTGGAAACTTAG